From the genome of Leptolyngbya iicbica LK, one region includes:
- a CDS encoding PstS family phosphate ABC transporter substrate-binding protein: MALQTWKKLTPLALTALTVACSAPSEPTVNSSPEEISAANSSSSINIDGSSTVYPLTDEVAKELQFEQGEAAPNITIDFSGTGGGFKKFCAGETDINNASRPILRAEMEICKVNGIEYIEIPVAFDALTVVVHPDNDWADDITVAELQAMWEPAAEGTITQWSQVRGDWPDQPLNLHGPDVESGTYDYFTEAIVAEAQASRSDYTAQSDDDLIVRAVRQDPNSLGFFGYAYYNENRSQLKALAIDSGAGPIEPADETVQSGAYQPLTRPLFIYVNADAMAANPDLQAFVEYYLLNARFLVEVVGYTPLPNEAYNIASEHVAEKRIGTAFGGQAPTNLTLEQLVQTERDF; this comes from the coding sequence GTGGCACTTCAAACCTGGAAAAAGCTTACCCCTCTTGCATTGACGGCTCTAACAGTGGCCTGCTCAGCACCTTCGGAGCCGACTGTGAATTCTTCACCCGAAGAAATAAGTGCGGCCAACAGTTCAAGCTCAATCAATATCGACGGGTCGAGTACCGTTTATCCCCTGACCGACGAAGTCGCGAAGGAATTGCAGTTTGAGCAGGGTGAGGCGGCTCCTAACATCACTATCGATTTCTCCGGGACGGGGGGCGGCTTCAAGAAATTTTGCGCGGGTGAAACCGACATCAACAACGCCTCACGCCCCATCCTCAGGGCAGAAATGGAAATCTGCAAAGTCAATGGAATTGAGTACATCGAGATTCCCGTGGCTTTTGATGCCCTGACGGTGGTGGTGCATCCTGACAATGATTGGGCGGACGACATCACAGTTGCCGAACTGCAGGCCATGTGGGAGCCCGCGGCAGAGGGAACCATCACTCAATGGAGTCAGGTGCGAGGCGACTGGCCGGATCAACCGTTAAATCTGCATGGCCCTGACGTTGAATCCGGCACCTACGACTACTTCACTGAGGCGATCGTGGCGGAAGCTCAGGCCAGCCGGAGCGATTACACGGCTCAGAGTGATGATGATCTGATTGTCCGGGCCGTCCGCCAAGACCCCAATTCTCTCGGCTTTTTTGGCTACGCCTACTACAACGAAAACCGCAGTCAACTCAAGGCTCTGGCGATCGACAGTGGCGCTGGCCCCATCGAGCCCGCCGATGAAACGGTGCAGAGCGGAGCGTATCAACCCTTGACCCGCCCACTTTTCATCTATGTCAATGCGGATGCCATGGCCGCCAACCCCGACCTGCAAGCCTTTGTTGAGTATTACCTCCTCAACGCCCGGTTTCTGGTAGAGGTGGTGGGATACACGCCCTTGCCGAATGAAGCGTACAACATTGCCTCTGAGCATGTGGCGGAAAAGCGCATTGGGACCGCGTTTGGCGGGCAAGCGCCCACGAATCTCACGCTGGAGCAGTTGGTGCAGACAGAGCGAGATTTCTAA
- a CDS encoding dihydrolipoamide acetyltransferase family protein → MIREVFMPALSSTMTEGKIVSWVKSPGDKVEKGETVVIVESDKADMDVESFYEGYLAAIVVEAGEEAPVGNAIALLAETEDEIEEAKAKAASGGGGGSSAAAKPPAPAPSSPAPTPAAPAPSQNGSAAASSGRTIVSPRARKLAKELKIDLATVKGSGPHGRIVAQDIELAAGKTPTPTAPPAVPAAAPAASAAPAAKPAAPTPAPAAPGQLVPFNTLQQAVVRNMNASLSVPTFRVGYTITTDALDQLYKQIKSKGVTMTGLLAKAVAVTLQKHPLLNAAYTEQGIQYSSSINISVAVAMEGGGLITPVLQGADQMDIYSLSRTWKDLVARSRTKQLQPDEYSTGTFTLSNLGMFGVDKFDAILPPGHGSILAIGGAKPAVVATPDGMMGVKRQMQVNITCDHRIIYGADAAAFLQDLAALIENEPQSLTL, encoded by the coding sequence ATGATTCGCGAAGTTTTCATGCCCGCCCTCAGTTCAACGATGACGGAAGGCAAAATTGTCTCCTGGGTTAAATCCCCCGGCGATAAGGTTGAAAAGGGTGAGACCGTCGTCATTGTCGAGTCTGACAAGGCGGACATGGACGTGGAATCCTTCTATGAAGGCTATCTGGCTGCCATCGTGGTCGAAGCCGGGGAAGAAGCGCCCGTCGGCAATGCGATCGCCCTCTTGGCCGAAACCGAAGACGAGATTGAAGAGGCCAAAGCCAAAGCTGCCAGTGGTGGCGGCGGTGGTAGCAGCGCCGCGGCTAAACCCCCCGCGCCCGCACCCAGTAGCCCTGCTCCAACTCCTGCCGCCCCTGCTCCGTCGCAAAATGGCAGCGCGGCAGCATCCAGCGGCCGCACGATTGTGTCGCCTCGCGCTCGCAAACTCGCTAAAGAACTCAAAATTGACCTCGCAACGGTAAAAGGTAGCGGCCCCCATGGCCGCATTGTGGCGCAAGATATTGAATTAGCTGCGGGTAAGACGCCCACCCCAACCGCGCCTCCCGCCGTTCCAGCCGCCGCCCCAGCGGCGAGTGCTGCTCCTGCGGCTAAGCCAGCCGCCCCGACGCCCGCTCCAGCGGCTCCGGGGCAACTGGTGCCGTTCAATACGCTCCAGCAGGCGGTGGTGCGTAACATGAATGCCAGCCTGTCAGTGCCGACTTTCCGGGTGGGTTACACCATCACGACGGATGCCCTCGACCAGCTTTACAAGCAAATCAAGTCCAAGGGTGTGACCATGACCGGGCTGCTGGCCAAAGCCGTCGCTGTGACCCTGCAAAAGCATCCCCTGCTAAATGCGGCCTACACCGAACAAGGTATTCAGTACAGCAGCAGCATTAACATTTCCGTGGCGGTCGCCATGGAAGGCGGGGGGCTGATTACCCCGGTCCTCCAGGGGGCTGACCAAATGGATATTTATTCTCTATCGCGGACGTGGAAGGATCTGGTGGCTCGTTCTCGCACCAAGCAGCTTCAGCCAGATGAATATTCCACCGGCACCTTTACCCTGTCGAATCTGGGCATGTTTGGGGTCGATAAGTTTGATGCCATTTTGCCCCCAGGCCACGGCTCAATTCTCGCCATTGGTGGGGCTAAGCCCGCCGTCGTGGCGACGCCAGACGGCATGATGGGCGTCAAGCGCCAGATGCAAGTGAATATCACTTGCGATCACCGCATCATTTACGGAGCAGATGCGGCGGCCTTCTTGCAAGACCTTGCCGCTCTCATTGAAAACGAGCCTCAGTCACTCACGCTGTAG
- a CDS encoding alpha/beta hydrolase: protein MSRLLLRRLLIGEFSWQRLMRSLLFIYTFFALYVFFRADSMIFLPQPASYQDTQEILKVPVTHTEQISAIFLPNSQAAYTLLYIHGNAEDLGDIRPVLDRLHGWGFSVFAYDYRGYGTSDGKPAEKNAYQDAAAAYSYLTQQLNIPPERIIVYGRSVGGGSATELATQYPIAGLILESTFTSAFRVVVPFPLLPFDKFPNLDKMPQIRCPVLVMHGQADQTIPLEHGQTLYEAASEPKLSLWVAAAGHNDFTWVAGEQHRQALRSFQQMVEAQQPN from the coding sequence GTGAGCCGTTTGCTGTTGAGAAGACTACTGATTGGGGAATTCAGTTGGCAAAGACTGATGCGATCGCTGCTGTTTATTTACACCTTTTTTGCGCTTTACGTCTTTTTTCGAGCCGATAGCATGATCTTCTTGCCTCAGCCTGCCAGCTATCAAGACACTCAGGAAATCCTCAAAGTCCCTGTTACCCATACCGAACAGATTTCCGCCATATTTTTGCCGAATTCTCAAGCGGCATACACCTTGCTCTACATCCACGGCAACGCCGAAGATTTAGGGGATATTCGTCCCGTACTCGATCGCTTACATGGCTGGGGGTTTAGTGTCTTTGCCTATGACTACCGGGGTTATGGCACCAGCGACGGTAAGCCCGCCGAAAAGAATGCCTATCAAGATGCGGCTGCCGCTTATTCATATCTCACACAACAGCTCAACATCCCGCCTGAACGGATTATTGTGTACGGTCGATCTGTAGGCGGCGGCTCGGCCACTGAACTTGCCACTCAATATCCGATCGCGGGGTTGATCTTAGAGAGCACTTTTACATCGGCGTTTCGAGTCGTGGTTCCGTTTCCCTTGCTCCCCTTCGACAAGTTTCCTAACCTCGACAAAATGCCACAGATTCGTTGCCCCGTACTGGTGATGCATGGTCAAGCGGATCAAACCATCCCGCTGGAGCACGGCCAAACCCTCTATGAAGCCGCATCAGAGCCGAAACTGTCTCTCTGGGTCGCCGCCGCCGGACATAACGATTTCACCTGGGTGGCCGGAGAGCAACATCGACAAGCGCTCCGGTCTTTTCAGCAAATGGTTGAAGCACAGCAACCAAACTAA
- a CDS encoding ArsR/SmtB family transcription factor yields the protein MHRELGAAQHTSASNSPVQAEPRSLSFRYLLDDREYFDNYRNMEIQSQSECSLDTIAAAFAALGQPSRLSIVRLLLTAHPQGLPAGEIQKELEISASTLSHHLDKLRQVGLVASAKDRQWIWYSVQSDKLKSLMDFLFEECCTRNQVVELTHDNETD from the coding sequence TTGCATCGAGAACTGGGAGCGGCTCAGCACACCTCGGCGAGTAATTCTCCAGTGCAGGCGGAACCGCGATCGCTAAGTTTCCGTTACCTTCTTGACGATCGCGAGTATTTCGATAATTATCGAAATATGGAAATACAATCTCAGTCTGAATGCTCTCTCGATACCATTGCTGCTGCCTTTGCCGCCTTGGGGCAACCATCGCGGTTAAGTATTGTCCGGTTGTTGCTAACCGCCCATCCCCAGGGGTTGCCCGCTGGTGAGATTCAAAAAGAGCTGGAGATCTCCGCTTCAACCCTGTCTCACCACCTCGATAAGCTGCGTCAGGTTGGCCTCGTCGCCTCGGCCAAAGATCGGCAATGGATTTGGTATAGCGTCCAGTCCGACAAGCTGAAGTCCCTTATGGATTTCTTGTTTGAGGAATGCTGCACCCGCAATCAGGTCGTGGAGTTGACTCACGACAACGAGACTGATTGA
- a CDS encoding restriction endonuclease subunit S, producing the protein MCSAVALPKLHQVQSDVRQFSIGSKWLYEADSRFDAGAYSEGAFRALDAIEACGHPTRSLGELCGTIWHPVQTQARSNFKRIYTKPEHGVPFVSSRNMFFLPLRPEKFLSHRMKKLGDLMIPRGWVVVSRSGTVGNVLFINKTLERCAISDHTIRIEPVDIPSGYLYAFLASKFGKAFISSSTYGSTVDELEPKHLASIPIPLPSEEKRKSIHGKILRAYALRDRANLLFDKAERDLYEVLGIEPFTEDEIEYLGQVNDPKAFEISSSEFLGDSDVNNSVVRFDSKHHVPILRSVIHKLHQANCKFIRLGDTDTQISRPPRFKRIYVKEKQGVPFFQPSYLMSFRITQYQSISSVANAKVIKECMLRENEILVTRSGTAARAGLVTAKYTHWAGSDDMIRIFPNEQYDSGFLTAFFLTPYAKHQVLAQVYGGVVDHVDEFHLANVLCPDISIDKQKAIGDFMRLAYSYRDEANDLEDKAIAELEAVISG; encoded by the coding sequence ATGTGTAGTGCTGTAGCGCTTCCCAAACTTCATCAAGTTCAATCTGATGTACGTCAGTTCTCAATTGGCTCAAAGTGGCTATATGAGGCTGATTCTCGCTTTGATGCAGGCGCTTATTCAGAAGGAGCTTTCCGTGCCCTTGATGCCATAGAAGCCTGTGGACACCCTACTAGATCTCTTGGTGAACTGTGCGGAACAATCTGGCACCCAGTACAAACGCAAGCACGAAGCAACTTCAAGCGAATTTATACAAAACCAGAGCATGGAGTACCGTTTGTCAGCTCTCGAAATATGTTCTTTTTGCCTCTGCGGCCTGAGAAATTTCTTTCACATCGCATGAAGAAACTCGGCGATTTAATGATTCCGAGAGGATGGGTTGTTGTTAGCCGTTCAGGCACAGTTGGCAATGTGCTGTTTATCAATAAAACCCTAGAGAGATGTGCGATTTCTGATCATACTATCAGGATCGAACCCGTTGATATACCATCAGGCTATTTATATGCTTTCCTGGCGAGTAAATTTGGGAAGGCTTTTATCTCTAGCAGTACTTATGGTTCAACAGTAGATGAATTGGAGCCAAAACACTTGGCTTCTATTCCTATTCCGTTACCGTCAGAAGAAAAACGGAAATCTATTCATGGAAAAATTCTTCGAGCTTATGCTTTGAGAGATAGGGCTAATCTACTTTTTGACAAGGCTGAAAGGGATCTATACGAAGTTTTAGGGATCGAGCCTTTTACTGAAGATGAAATTGAGTATTTAGGTCAGGTAAATGATCCTAAGGCTTTTGAGATTTCTTCATCAGAGTTTCTTGGTGACTCAGATGTGAATAATTCTGTGGTTAGATTTGATTCTAAACATCATGTTCCCATTTTGCGAAGTGTAATTCATAAGCTTCATCAAGCCAACTGCAAATTCATCCGTTTGGGAGATACAGATACTCAAATAAGCCGACCTCCTAGATTCAAACGAATTTACGTTAAAGAGAAACAAGGAGTTCCTTTCTTTCAACCTTCTTATTTAATGTCATTCCGAATAACTCAGTATCAGTCAATCTCTTCGGTAGCTAATGCTAAGGTCATTAAAGAGTGTATGCTGAGAGAGAATGAGATTTTAGTAACTCGTTCTGGCACTGCTGCCCGTGCGGGGTTAGTTACTGCTAAATATACGCACTGGGCTGGTTCAGATGACATGATTAGAATCTTCCCAAATGAACAATATGATTCGGGATTTCTTACAGCCTTTTTTCTAACTCCTTACGCCAAACACCAAGTTCTTGCTCAAGTGTATGGTGGCGTAGTAGATCATGTAGATGAATTTCATTTGGCAAATGTTCTATGCCCAGATATATCTATTGACAAGCAAAAAGCGATAGGAGATTTCATGCGTCTTGCATACTCCTACAGGGATGAGGCTAATGATTTAGAGGATAAAGCAATCGCAGAGCTAGAAGCCGTAATCTCTGGCTGA
- a CDS encoding DUF3800 domain-containing protein, whose protein sequence is MPEDIKFRHYFVDEAGDLSFFNKKGRIIVGQPGASKFFMVGVAQIADPETVTWELNALRAQLMTHPRYKGIPSMQPEAKKTAIAFHAKDDYAEIREQVFELIQALDVKVFVAIRSKVEMAEAAKANFKNLGKKLQQNAIYDDLIKRLFKNLLHKADVVQIAIARRGKEAREDALEQAINQAQENFEAKWKISSSSSILIEPAYPSQVAGLQVVDYYLWALQRLYEREEDQFFKPLAHKYRLIMDLDDKRNKGYGEWYSDRNPLTLEKLRGARSK, encoded by the coding sequence ATGCCCGAAGACATTAAATTTCGCCACTACTTTGTCGATGAGGCAGGTGATCTCTCATTCTTCAACAAAAAAGGGCGCATTATCGTAGGCCAACCGGGAGCATCCAAGTTTTTTATGGTGGGTGTAGCCCAAATTGCTGATCCTGAAACAGTCACTTGGGAACTAAATGCCCTGCGAGCCCAACTCATGACCCACCCACGCTATAAGGGCATCCCCTCAATGCAGCCGGAGGCCAAGAAGACCGCGATCGCCTTTCATGCCAAAGATGACTACGCCGAGATTCGCGAACAAGTCTTTGAGCTAATCCAGGCTTTGGATGTGAAAGTTTTCGTTGCCATTCGCAGTAAAGTCGAGATGGCTGAGGCCGCCAAGGCAAACTTCAAGAATTTGGGCAAGAAGCTACAGCAGAACGCAATCTACGACGATCTGATAAAGCGCCTCTTCAAAAATCTGCTGCACAAAGCAGACGTCGTTCAGATTGCCATTGCCAGACGAGGCAAAGAAGCCCGTGAAGACGCATTGGAACAAGCGATCAACCAAGCTCAGGAAAACTTTGAGGCCAAATGGAAAATCAGCTCTAGCAGCTCAATCTTGATTGAACCTGCTTATCCATCACAGGTTGCAGGACTACAAGTCGTTGACTACTACCTTTGGGCACTACAACGGCTTTACGAACGGGAGGAAGATCAATTCTTCAAACCGCTTGCCCACAAGTACAGGCTAATTATGGATTTGGACGACAAACGCAATAAGGGCTATGGAGAGTGGTACAGCGATCGTAATCCGTTAACTCTAGAAAAGCTAAGAGGGGCTAGATCTAAGTAG
- a CDS encoding ArsJ-associated glyceraldehyde-3-phosphate dehydrogenase, with protein MVKVAINGFGRIGRLVFRASWDWPELEFVHINEIKGGSVAAAHLLKFDSVHGRWPPEVEATTEAEVRVDGQPLSFSEYTTPGAVPWDELGVDIVLESSGKFRTPELLEPYFQRGVKKVIVAAPVKEGALNVVYGINDHLYNPDEHHLLTAASCTTNCLAPVVKVIQEGLGIKHGVITTIHDQTNTQTIVDAPHKDLRRARATGMSLIPTTTGSATAIALIYPELQGKLNGLAVRVPLLNASLTDCVFEVEQPTTVEAVNQLFQAAAEGELAGILGYEERPLVSIDYKDDPRSSIIDALSTMVVDGTQVKVLAWYDNEWGYANRMAELARKVAQSLA; from the coding sequence ATGGTAAAGGTTGCAATTAATGGCTTCGGTCGGATTGGCCGCCTGGTGTTCCGGGCGAGTTGGGACTGGCCGGAGTTGGAGTTTGTCCACATCAACGAGATTAAAGGGGGCAGTGTCGCAGCGGCCCATTTGCTTAAGTTTGATTCGGTGCATGGGCGCTGGCCGCCGGAGGTGGAGGCTACGACTGAGGCCGAAGTGCGGGTGGACGGCCAGCCGCTCAGCTTCAGCGAGTACACAACTCCGGGCGCGGTTCCTTGGGATGAGCTGGGGGTCGATATCGTTTTGGAATCTTCCGGCAAGTTTCGCACGCCGGAGCTGCTAGAGCCCTACTTTCAGCGGGGGGTGAAGAAGGTGATTGTAGCGGCTCCGGTGAAGGAAGGGGCGCTGAATGTGGTCTACGGCATTAACGACCACCTGTATAACCCCGATGAGCATCATCTGCTGACAGCAGCCTCTTGCACGACCAACTGCCTGGCGCCCGTAGTGAAGGTGATTCAGGAGGGGCTGGGCATCAAACATGGGGTAATCACCACCATTCACGACCAGACCAACACCCAGACGATTGTGGATGCGCCGCACAAAGATCTGCGGCGGGCGCGCGCTACGGGGATGTCACTGATTCCGACGACCACGGGCTCAGCGACGGCGATCGCCCTGATTTACCCCGAGCTTCAGGGCAAGCTCAACGGACTGGCCGTGCGGGTGCCGCTGTTGAATGCATCCCTGACGGACTGCGTTTTTGAGGTGGAGCAACCGACGACGGTGGAGGCGGTGAACCAGCTCTTTCAGGCCGCTGCCGAGGGCGAACTGGCGGGGATCTTGGGCTACGAGGAACGGCCTCTGGTCTCGATTGACTATAAAGATGATCCCCGCTCTTCGATTATTGATGCGCTCTCCACGATGGTGGTCGATGGCACGCAGGTCAAGGTTTTGGCCTGGTATGACAACGAGTGGGGCTATGCCAACCGCATGGCCGAACTCGCTCGCAAGGTCGCCCAAAGTTTGGCCTAA
- a CDS encoding permease produces MATSVLTRFGRSVRQVDGVAIAIALIFLALILLAPAQASASLRFTLDSLWSVAPFLLLSIGIAAYATASGADNLIAKAFQGKLAVMIPVAAIFGAFSPFCSCGVIPLIAALLSMGVPVAAVMAFWLASPLMDPSMFVLTVGTLGLQFAIFKTVATVGIGLLGGFGTLALMRSGWAIAAFENPLREGVGNGGCGGSRVRNPKPPVWQFWKESDRQQKFWQGARKNAWFLGKWMALAFLIESLMLVYVPTDWVQAIAGDGGLLSIGLAALIGVPLYLNGYAALPVVQGLIDQSLSPAAGMTFLLAGGATSIPAMIAVFALARRPVFITYLAFAFIGSMVAGLAYTVML; encoded by the coding sequence ATGGCCACTAGCGTATTGACCCGATTTGGCCGCAGTGTGCGGCAAGTGGATGGAGTGGCGATCGCGATCGCCCTCATCTTCCTAGCCCTGATCCTGCTCGCTCCCGCCCAAGCGTCTGCCAGCCTCCGCTTTACCCTCGACAGCCTGTGGAGCGTCGCCCCGTTTTTGCTGCTCTCCATTGGCATCGCGGCCTACGCTACCGCTAGCGGGGCCGACAACCTGATTGCCAAAGCATTCCAGGGCAAGCTCGCGGTGATGATTCCCGTCGCCGCCATTTTCGGCGCGTTTTCGCCCTTTTGCTCTTGCGGGGTGATTCCATTAATCGCGGCGCTGCTGTCGATGGGGGTGCCCGTGGCGGCGGTGATGGCCTTTTGGCTGGCGTCCCCGCTGATGGATCCCTCCATGTTTGTGCTGACGGTGGGCACCTTGGGGTTGCAATTTGCGATCTTCAAAACGGTTGCGACGGTGGGCATTGGCTTGCTGGGCGGCTTTGGTACCCTGGCGCTGATGCGATCCGGCTGGGCGATCGCCGCCTTCGAGAATCCATTGCGGGAAGGCGTCGGCAACGGGGGCTGTGGGGGCAGTCGTGTCCGCAATCCCAAGCCCCCTGTCTGGCAGTTCTGGAAGGAATCCGATCGCCAACAAAAATTCTGGCAGGGCGCGCGCAAAAATGCCTGGTTCCTCGGTAAATGGATGGCCCTAGCGTTTTTGATCGAAAGCTTGATGCTGGTGTATGTGCCCACAGACTGGGTGCAAGCGATCGCGGGCGATGGTGGTCTGCTCTCCATTGGCCTCGCCGCCCTCATCGGCGTGCCGCTGTATCTCAATGGCTACGCCGCGCTCCCCGTTGTCCAAGGACTCATCGACCAAAGTCTGTCGCCTGCTGCAGGTATGACCTTCCTCCTCGCAGGCGGCGCAACTAGCATTCCCGCCATGATTGCCGTCTTCGCCCTCGCCCGTCGGCCCGTTTTCATCACTTATCTCGCCTTTGCCTTTATCGGTTCAATGGTGGCAGGACTCGCTTACACCGTGATGCTCTGA
- a CDS encoding restriction endonuclease subunit M, giving the protein MTAQQLRSVPSDTNEPILLVPSGKIRCYVHPDTLRKDTPEEHVRQRVARSLVEEYGYERENLHCEFPIKMGSGKRKRVDIAIFHEGTEHKQENIFIIVEAKQEDVRPTDRKDGVDQLKSYMSACVNAKWGLWVASEMQAFEKTVDNRGNYDFPEATDIPLKGESEPKRLEFSELVPATEGLRGTFKRCHNYLHVNGNLTKEKAFFELLKLIFCKVHDEQETSGVMEFSITQEERRSELGQRKLRTRIKKIFNAVKKQYSHIFPSKNEDIDLDNRSLAYIVSEFQKFNFQETASDIKGEAYEEIVSVTSRRDHGAFFTPRNVCDMAVGIVLATYSPEQRTKLKVLDPACGTGGFLRATLIQLRDLEEDRIKRKYGNKNTEKVKLEVASSLERICNNNLYGIDKLDELVRAAQMNLAMHGDGSCNVYHANSLLPPGEWIANKSEGIEKVKLESFDVVFANPPFGSNLMIDDPYILDQFEMTTAEAKAARSSLAPERLFVERCLDFVKPGGRIAIVLPDSILSTAFSSLVRYT; this is encoded by the coding sequence TTGACGGCGCAGCAGTTACGGAGCGTACCTTCAGATACCAACGAACCAATCCTATTGGTGCCGTCGGGCAAAATCCGCTGCTATGTACACCCTGACACGCTCAGAAAGGACACTCCAGAGGAGCATGTTCGCCAACGAGTCGCTCGAAGCTTGGTAGAGGAGTATGGCTACGAGCGAGAGAATCTACACTGCGAGTTTCCCATCAAGATGGGCAGTGGGAAACGCAAGCGGGTAGACATTGCTATTTTCCATGAAGGTACAGAGCATAAACAGGAAAATATCTTCATCATTGTCGAAGCCAAGCAGGAGGATGTCAGGCCCACTGATCGAAAAGATGGTGTTGATCAGCTCAAATCTTACATGTCGGCTTGCGTGAATGCGAAATGGGGGCTGTGGGTTGCCTCAGAAATGCAGGCATTTGAAAAAACTGTTGACAATAGGGGGAATTATGATTTTCCAGAAGCAACAGACATTCCATTAAAAGGCGAGAGTGAACCCAAGCGCCTTGAGTTTTCGGAGCTTGTACCCGCTACTGAGGGACTACGGGGAACGTTTAAGCGCTGTCATAATTACTTACACGTTAATGGAAATTTAACTAAAGAAAAGGCTTTCTTTGAACTGCTGAAGTTGATTTTCTGCAAAGTGCATGACGAGCAAGAAACCAGTGGCGTCATGGAATTCAGTATTACACAAGAAGAACGCCGGAGCGAATTAGGCCAACGTAAATTACGAACCAGAATCAAGAAAATATTCAATGCAGTAAAAAAGCAGTACTCGCATATATTCCCTTCAAAGAATGAAGATATTGATCTAGACAACCGCTCACTGGCTTATATCGTTTCTGAGTTTCAGAAGTTTAATTTTCAGGAAACTGCAAGCGACATTAAAGGCGAGGCTTATGAAGAAATTGTCAGTGTCACCAGTCGCCGTGATCATGGTGCTTTCTTCACTCCGAGAAATGTCTGCGACATGGCGGTTGGAATCGTTCTTGCAACGTATTCACCAGAACAGAGAACTAAACTTAAAGTTTTAGATCCAGCCTGCGGGACGGGTGGTTTTCTCAGGGCTACCTTGATTCAGCTTCGGGATCTTGAAGAAGATAGAATCAAGCGGAAATATGGCAACAAAAATACCGAAAAAGTAAAACTAGAGGTCGCTAGCAGTTTAGAGCGGATTTGCAACAATAACCTCTATGGGATCGACAAACTCGATGAATTAGTTCGAGCAGCACAGATGAATCTAGCCATGCATGGTGACGGCTCATGTAATGTTTATCATGCAAATTCACTGTTGCCACCTGGTGAATGGATTGCCAACAAAAGCGAAGGGATTGAGAAAGTTAAATTAGAGTCATTTGATGTGGTTTTTGCGAATCCACCCTTTGGTTCGAATTTAATGATCGATGATCCCTATATTTTGGATCAGTTTGAAATGACCACGGCTGAGGCCAAGGCTGCTCGATCTTCTCTGGCACCCGAAAGATTGTTTGTTGAGCGATGTCTAGATTTTGTGAAACCGGGTGGGCGAATAGCAATTGTTTTACCTGATAGCATTTTGTCTACAGCCTTTTCCAGTCTCGTGAGATACACTTAG
- a CDS encoding GNAT family N-acetyltransferase, which yields MATIQIRKAELRDAGAIAAFNQAMARETEGKALIPEVIAAGVNTLIQNPSLGFYLVAETDEQIVAALMVTMEWSDWRNGLFWWIQSVFVAPAYRRQGIYRQLYAFTKNLADQEPNVCGFRLYVERDNDRAQQTYAALGMIESPYRVFEELKPTVKYTQSAV from the coding sequence ATGGCTACGATTCAGATCCGGAAAGCGGAACTGCGGGATGCGGGGGCGATCGCGGCCTTTAACCAGGCCATGGCACGGGAAACCGAAGGCAAAGCGTTGATACCTGAAGTCATCGCCGCTGGGGTGAATACCCTGATCCAAAATCCCTCGCTCGGGTTTTATCTCGTCGCTGAGACGGATGAGCAAATCGTAGCAGCGCTGATGGTCACCATGGAATGGAGTGATTGGCGCAACGGTTTGTTTTGGTGGATACAGAGCGTGTTCGTGGCACCGGCATACCGCCGTCAAGGCATTTATCGACAGCTGTACGCCTTCACCAAAAATCTCGCTGATCAGGAGCCGAACGTGTGCGGATTTCGGCTGTACGTCGAGCGCGATAACGATCGCGCCCAACAGACTTACGCTGCGCTCGGGATGATCGAAAGCCCTTACCGCGTCTTTGAAGAACTGAAACCGACCGTGAAATATACGCAAAGTGCGGTCTAG